The Mycolicibacterium hassiacum DSM 44199 genome includes a window with the following:
- a CDS encoding HNH endonuclease signature motif containing protein: MTSTAVTGRDAVAAVFDALEAAVTDALAIGFSALTGKEKIRLAARLERVLRRAPMIGYRLLAELVTDDDPRALGGKNFPDLLATALRISTADAKRRLNTAGLLGPRHALTGDELPPAYPNTAEALCRGDIGAEHVEIITRFFRNLPDHIPCDWRDQAEAHLAELAAGHGPKELARSADRLAYLANQDGPPPNDAERARRRYFKLHDQDTDGMTRVEGLLDAEARATYEALFAKLAAPGMCNPDDENPCVDGGPDEPAATRDTRTTGQRQHDALKTIGRAMLASGNLGQHNGLPATIIVTTTLQDLENAAGQGVTAGGSLLPMRDVIRLAERAYHYLAVFDEHTQEALYLGRSKRIASPAQRIMLLAKHRGCTRPGCTAPGYWSQVHHVTDWARGGTTDIDQLTLACGPDNRLATEGGWTTRVRADGRTAWYPPAHLDTGQARVNNYHHPERYLVADDLGHDRPVPDEPVREGPARDPVADDP, translated from the coding sequence ATGACGAGCACGGCAGTCACGGGTCGCGACGCGGTCGCCGCCGTGTTCGATGCGCTGGAGGCCGCGGTGACCGACGCACTCGCGATCGGGTTCTCCGCCCTGACCGGCAAGGAGAAGATCCGCCTGGCGGCCCGGCTCGAGCGCGTCCTGCGCCGCGCCCCGATGATCGGCTACCGGCTGCTGGCCGAACTGGTCACCGACGACGACCCCCGGGCCCTGGGCGGCAAGAACTTCCCGGATCTGCTGGCCACCGCCCTGCGCATTTCGACCGCCGACGCCAAACGCCGCCTCAACACCGCCGGTCTGCTCGGACCCCGGCACGCCCTCACCGGTGACGAACTGCCCCCGGCCTACCCCAACACCGCCGAGGCGCTGTGCCGCGGTGACATCGGGGCCGAACACGTCGAGATCATCACCAGGTTCTTTCGCAACCTGCCCGATCACATCCCCTGCGACTGGCGTGACCAGGCCGAAGCGCACCTGGCCGAACTCGCCGCGGGGCACGGGCCGAAGGAGTTGGCGAGATCCGCCGACCGGCTCGCCTACCTGGCCAACCAGGACGGTCCCCCACCGAACGACGCGGAGCGGGCCCGTAGACGCTACTTCAAGCTGCACGACCAGGACACCGACGGTATGACCCGCGTCGAGGGCCTACTCGACGCGGAGGCCCGCGCCACCTATGAAGCGCTCTTCGCGAAGTTGGCCGCGCCCGGGATGTGCAACCCCGACGACGAGAACCCGTGCGTGGACGGCGGGCCCGACGAGCCGGCGGCCACCCGTGACACCCGCACCACCGGGCAGCGTCAGCACGATGCGCTCAAGACCATCGGCCGCGCCATGCTCGCCTCGGGAAATCTCGGTCAGCACAACGGATTACCCGCGACCATCATCGTCACCACCACGCTGCAGGACCTCGAGAACGCCGCCGGCCAAGGGGTGACCGCCGGCGGGTCGCTGCTGCCGATGCGCGATGTGATCCGGCTGGCCGAGCGCGCCTACCACTACCTGGCGGTGTTCGACGAACACACCCAGGAGGCCCTCTACCTGGGCCGCAGCAAGCGCATCGCCAGCCCCGCGCAACGCATCATGCTGCTGGCCAAACACCGCGGCTGCACCAGACCCGGCTGCACCGCCCCCGGCTACTGGTCCCAGGTTCACCACGTCACCGACTGGGCGCGCGGCGGGACCACCGACATCGATCAGCTCACCCTGGCCTGCGGACCCGATAACCGCCTGGCCACCGAGGGCGGCTGGACCACCCGCGTCCGCGCCGACGGTCGCACCGCCTGGTATCCCCCGGCCCATCTCGACACCGGCCAGGCCCGCGTCAACAACTACCACCATCCCGAGCGCTACCTCGTCGCCGACGACCTCGGGCACGACAGGCCGGTTCCTGACGAGCCCGTCCGTGAGGGGCCGGCCCGCGACCCGGTCGCGGACGACCCCTAG
- a CDS encoding cobalt-precorrin-6A reductase: MRVLLLGGTAEARALAARLHPEVEVISSLAGRVPEPALPVGEVRIGGFGGPDGLRRWLQDNGVDAVVDATHPFAARMTATAAAVCAELNLPHLLLARPGWPTDGAIVVSSDVEAARTVVEQRFQRVFLTSGRSSIPAFTDVDAWFLIRVVTAPEPEVLPRRHQLLLSRGPYHYDDELRLLREHRIDALVTKNSGGTMTRAKVDAAAALGIPVVMIDRPPLPAGVTTVGTVDDAVAWVSSLTAS; the protein is encoded by the coding sequence ATGCGGGTGCTGCTGCTGGGCGGCACCGCCGAGGCGCGCGCACTGGCGGCGCGGCTGCATCCGGAGGTGGAGGTGATCAGCTCGCTGGCCGGCCGGGTGCCCGAACCCGCGCTGCCGGTCGGCGAGGTGCGGATCGGCGGGTTCGGCGGGCCCGACGGGCTGCGGCGCTGGCTGCAGGACAACGGCGTCGACGCGGTGGTGGACGCCACCCACCCGTTCGCGGCGAGGATGACCGCCACCGCCGCGGCGGTGTGTGCGGAACTGAACCTGCCGCATCTGCTGCTGGCCCGGCCGGGCTGGCCGACCGACGGCGCCATCGTCGTCAGCTCCGATGTCGAGGCCGCGAGAACCGTTGTCGAACAACGATTCCAGCGGGTTTTCCTGACCAGCGGGCGGTCCAGCATCCCGGCCTTCACCGATGTCGACGCGTGGTTTCTGATCCGGGTCGTCACCGCACCCGAACCCGAGGTGCTGCCGCGCCGGCACCAGCTGCTGCTCTCGCGCGGCCCGTACCACTACGACGACGAACTGCGACTGCTGCGGGAGCATCGGATCGACGCGCTGGTCACCAAGAACAGCGGCGGCACGATGACCCGTGCGAAAGTGGATGCCGCTGCGGCCCTGGGAATTCCGGTGGTCATGATCGACCGCCCGCCGTTGCCGGCCGGCGTGACGACGGTGGGCACGGTCGACGACGCGGTGGCGTGGGTCAGCTCGCTGACCGCGAGCTGA
- a CDS encoding helix-turn-helix transcriptional regulator: MAPSAAALGPAPTPGVEGHVALSGQRLRVLEHVRAHAPVRVVEAAAELGLHQNTVREHLDALVDLGLVERGTETAAGRGRPAAVYRPSSSDPGLAARDYAGLASALAGHIARTSADPERDARAAGRDWGCELAEGITDDTDDPRTAVLQVLTRLGFAPADEGPDRGVALHQCPLLDTARRYPAVVCQVHLGIVEGLLQSIGAEPGPGLDLIPFAEPGACRLVLPVVSDHGR, translated from the coding sequence ATGGCCCCGAGCGCGGCGGCGCTCGGTCCCGCGCCGACGCCGGGGGTCGAGGGGCACGTCGCCCTGTCCGGTCAGCGGCTGCGCGTGCTCGAACACGTCCGCGCGCACGCCCCGGTTCGCGTCGTCGAGGCGGCCGCCGAGCTGGGGCTGCACCAGAACACCGTCCGGGAGCATCTGGACGCGCTGGTCGACCTCGGTCTCGTCGAACGCGGCACCGAAACCGCGGCCGGACGGGGCCGCCCGGCCGCCGTCTACCGGCCGAGTTCGAGCGATCCCGGGCTGGCGGCCCGCGACTACGCGGGCCTCGCCTCGGCGCTGGCCGGTCACATCGCCCGCACCAGCGCCGACCCGGAGCGCGACGCCCGCGCCGCCGGCCGGGACTGGGGGTGCGAGCTGGCCGAGGGGATCACCGACGACACCGACGATCCGCGCACGGCCGTGCTGCAGGTGCTCACCCGGCTCGGCTTCGCGCCCGCCGACGAGGGCCCCGACCGGGGCGTCGCACTACACCAGTGCCCGCTGCTCGACACCGCTCGCCGCTACCCGGCCGTGGTCTGCCAGGTCCACCTCGGCATCGTCGAAGGACTGCTGCAGAGTATCGGCGCTGAGCCCGGACCGGGACTGGACCTGATCCCGTTCGCCGAGCCCGGTGCCTGCAGGTTGGTGCTGCCGGTGGTGAGCGACCATGGGCGATAA
- a CDS encoding phosphotransferase family protein, giving the protein MGIPRGPEDVTSAWLSAVLRTEVDAVEVKPIGTGQTGATYRVTARYITERPELPTSFAIKLSAQDDAVRERVALGYRSEVEFYSRIAERMRIPVPHCHYCDISADGADVVLLLADMAPAVQGDQIAGCTEQEARLAVEALAGLHGPSWCDPQWLDLSAIAMPKPGDDAAAQGLGDISKMAADIVIDRFGSRISGEDADTLVAAMASVADWLRTEPRRYALMHGDYRLDNMLFDPDRTRVTVVDWQTVGIGLPARDLAYFTATSLEPKIRAEVERDLVERYHAALLGYGVAGYDLETCWRDYRLGAVQAPLLVALGTAFATTTERGDEMMLVMLSRGCQAIRELGTLELISSRSAS; this is encoded by the coding sequence GTGGGCATTCCCCGCGGCCCCGAGGACGTGACGTCCGCCTGGCTGTCGGCGGTGCTGCGGACCGAGGTCGACGCGGTCGAGGTGAAGCCGATCGGAACCGGGCAGACCGGCGCGACCTACCGGGTGACGGCCCGCTATATCACCGAACGTCCCGAGCTGCCCACCTCGTTCGCGATCAAACTGTCGGCGCAGGACGACGCGGTCCGCGAACGCGTCGCGCTCGGCTACCGCTCCGAGGTCGAGTTCTACTCCCGGATCGCCGAGCGCATGCGCATCCCGGTGCCGCACTGCCACTACTGCGACATCTCCGCCGACGGCGCCGACGTGGTGCTGCTGCTCGCCGACATGGCCCCGGCCGTTCAGGGCGACCAGATCGCCGGCTGCACCGAGCAGGAGGCCAGGCTGGCGGTGGAGGCGCTCGCCGGTCTGCACGGACCGAGTTGGTGTGATCCGCAGTGGCTCGACCTGTCCGCGATCGCGATGCCCAAACCGGGTGACGACGCGGCGGCGCAGGGCCTCGGCGACATCTCGAAGATGGCCGCCGACATCGTCATCGACCGGTTCGGCTCACGCATCAGCGGCGAGGACGCCGACACCCTGGTCGCGGCGATGGCGTCGGTCGCGGACTGGCTGCGGACCGAGCCGCGGCGGTATGCCCTGATGCACGGCGACTACCGCCTCGACAACATGCTGTTCGACCCCGACCGGACCCGAGTCACCGTGGTGGACTGGCAGACCGTCGGAATCGGTTTGCCCGCACGCGATCTGGCGTACTTCACCGCGACCAGCCTGGAACCCAAGATCCGGGCCGAGGTCGAGCGTGACCTGGTCGAGCGCTACCACGCCGCGCTGCTGGGCTACGGTGTCGCCGGCTACGACCTGGAAACCTGTTGGCGGGATTACCGTCTCGGCGCCGTCCAGGCGCCGCTGCTGGTGGCACTCGGTACCGCGTTCGCCACCACCACCGAACGCGGCGACGAGATGATGCTGGTCATGCTGAGCCGTGGCTGCCAGGCGATCCGCGAGCTGGGCACCCTCGAGCTGATCAGCTCGCGGTCAGCGAGCTGA
- the cobM gene encoding precorrin-4 C(11)-methyltransferase — MTVYFIGAGPGAADLITVRGQRLLSRCPVCLYAGSIMPDDLLALCPPGARIVDTGRLTLNQIIDELADAHAAGHDVARLHSGDPSIYSALAEQCRRLDALGIDYEIVPGVPAFAAAAAVLGRELTVPGVSQTVTLTRVATLSTAMPAGEDLRTLSRPGNTLVLHLAAAQIDNIVPELLAGGYRPDTPCAVVAFASWPQQQIVRCPLAELAGATKAAGITRTAVIVVGDVLAAEGFSDSYLYSPHRVRRGRH, encoded by the coding sequence ATGACGGTCTATTTCATCGGAGCCGGCCCCGGAGCGGCCGATCTGATCACGGTGCGCGGTCAGCGGTTGCTCAGCCGGTGTCCGGTATGCCTGTATGCCGGGTCGATCATGCCGGATGACCTGCTGGCGTTGTGCCCACCCGGCGCGCGCATCGTGGACACCGGCCGGCTCACCCTCAACCAGATCATCGACGAGCTGGCCGACGCCCACGCCGCCGGGCACGATGTGGCCCGTCTGCATTCCGGCGACCCGTCCATCTACAGCGCACTCGCCGAACAGTGCCGCCGTCTCGACGCCCTGGGCATCGACTACGAGATCGTGCCCGGGGTACCGGCTTTCGCCGCCGCCGCCGCGGTGCTCGGGCGCGAACTGACGGTTCCCGGGGTGTCCCAGACCGTCACGCTGACCCGGGTGGCGACGCTGTCGACCGCGATGCCCGCGGGTGAGGACCTGCGCACCCTGTCCAGGCCGGGCAACACGCTGGTGCTGCACCTAGCCGCCGCGCAGATCGACAACATCGTGCCCGAGTTGCTGGCCGGCGGCTATCGGCCGGACACGCCGTGTGCGGTCGTGGCATTCGCGTCCTGGCCGCAGCAGCAGATCGTCCGATGCCCGCTCGCCGAACTCGCCGGGGCCACCAAGGCGGCCGGGATCACCCGGACAGCGGTGATTGTCGTCGGCGATGTGCTTGCCGCCGAGGGCTTTTCCGACAGCTACCTGTACTCGCCGCACCGGGTCCGGCGGGGGCGGCACTGA
- a CDS encoding DUF2249 domain-containing protein, with the protein MRHTEVIIASTPADAEAAETIRNHHAELAGHLSALTDAMLAATERGTAFGPDPGADFDAARKAAVDFLTEILLPHATAEEARLYPAAARADRARPLIESMIAVHRTIADLTDQIRTETSPVRAAAAGRAAQVLFEAHLADENDRVLPIVAADPLVSLADIADDELLGRHAVDARACNCDPDAEEPVLDVRPIPHPIRHATVFGALEAVPAGASMVLVAPHDPVPLLHQLRDRTSGRISVEYLERGPEAWRLRLTRI; encoded by the coding sequence ATGAGGCATACCGAGGTGATCATCGCGTCCACACCGGCCGATGCCGAGGCCGCCGAGACCATCCGCAACCACCACGCCGAACTGGCCGGGCACCTCTCCGCACTGACCGACGCGATGCTCGCGGCCACCGAACGCGGGACGGCCTTCGGCCCCGATCCCGGAGCCGACTTCGACGCCGCTCGCAAGGCGGCGGTCGATTTCCTGACCGAGATACTGCTGCCACACGCCACCGCCGAGGAGGCCAGGCTGTATCCGGCTGCCGCCCGCGCCGACCGGGCCCGGCCGCTGATCGAATCGATGATCGCCGTCCACCGCACCATCGCCGACCTGACCGACCAGATCCGCACCGAGACGTCACCGGTGCGCGCGGCCGCGGCGGGGCGTGCGGCACAGGTGCTGTTCGAGGCCCATCTCGCCGACGAGAACGATCGTGTGCTGCCGATCGTGGCCGCCGACCCACTGGTGTCGCTCGCCGACATCGCCGATGACGAACTGCTCGGACGCCATGCCGTGGATGCCCGCGCGTGCAACTGCGACCCCGACGCCGAGGAGCCGGTGCTCGATGTGCGTCCGATCCCGCACCCGATTCGGCACGCCACCGTGTTCGGCGCCCTCGAGGCGGTGCCGGCCGGCGCGAGCATGGTGCTCGTCGCACCCCATGATCCGGTCCCGCTGCTCCACCAGTTGCGCGACCGCACATCCGGCCGAATCTCGGTGGAATATCTCGAACGCGGGCCCGAGGCGTGGCGGCTGCGCCTTACCCGGATCTGA
- a CDS encoding SDR family NAD(P)-dependent oxidoreductase yields the protein MDDTSAGGGPVVIFGGRSEIGIELATRLAPGATVVLAARRADDLDAEVAKVRAAGAAAVHTREFDADLLDSHGALVESLSAEFGPIKTAVLAFGILGDQARAERDPLHAAAIVHTDFVAQVSLLTALAAAMRDAGRGRIVVFSSVAGVRVRRANYVYGSAKAGLDGFCSGLGDALHGTGVHLLVVRPGFVIGRMTEGMTPAPFSSTPPQVAAAAARALVRGRRTVWVPWILRPVFAVMKLLPQSIWRRMPR from the coding sequence GTGGATGACACGTCAGCCGGCGGCGGTCCGGTCGTCATATTCGGTGGCCGCAGCGAGATCGGCATCGAGCTGGCCACCCGGCTGGCCCCCGGCGCGACCGTGGTGCTCGCCGCGCGCCGCGCCGATGACCTGGACGCCGAGGTCGCCAAGGTCCGGGCGGCCGGGGCGGCGGCTGTGCACACCCGCGAGTTCGACGCCGACCTGCTGGACTCGCACGGCGCGCTCGTCGAGTCGCTGAGCGCCGAGTTCGGACCGATCAAGACGGCGGTGCTGGCGTTCGGAATCCTCGGCGATCAGGCCCGGGCCGAACGCGACCCGCTGCACGCCGCGGCGATCGTGCACACCGACTTCGTCGCCCAGGTCAGCCTGCTGACCGCGCTGGCCGCCGCGATGCGCGACGCCGGCCGCGGCCGGATCGTGGTGTTCTCGTCGGTCGCCGGGGTCCGGGTGCGTCGCGCCAACTACGTCTACGGGTCGGCCAAGGCCGGCCTCGACGGGTTCTGCAGCGGGCTGGGCGACGCCCTGCACGGCACCGGGGTGCACCTGCTGGTGGTGCGGCCCGGTTTCGTCATCGGCCGGATGACCGAGGGCATGACGCCGGCGCCGTTCTCCAGCACACCCCCGCAGGTGGCCGCCGCGGCGGCGCGCGCGCTGGTTCGCGGTCGCCGCACGGTGTGGGTGCCGTGGATCCTGCGGCCGGTGTTCGCGGTCATGAAACTGCTCCCGCAGTCCATCTGGCGGAGGATGCCGCGATGA
- a CDS encoding multicopper oxidase domain-containing protein, translated as MTRSRWHIRVGAIVFAWLTALVVVALLHHSIPISAWLLVHLLGLGAAGNAILIWSRHFTDALLRRPPDSSRAGQAWRIAVFNAGAVAVIAGMVAGVRPAVAVGGAAVAGVAGVHTVTLAAQLRRALPSRFGDTVRYYIAAAALLVTGAGLGVTMADTHLPGAVHERMIFAHAAVNVFGFIGLTVLGTLVTLWPTMLRTRMADGVEAAARRGLPGLLGGLGLAASAAALGSAPLAGAGALCYLLAAGYVLWPHLDEVRRKPPVTFAAGSVLCGVVWLLGSLGYAVIAFATAPSWPALLDRAGALTVPVLAGFLVQVLLGSLSYLTTVVAGGRAAAIAAGTALERGAPWRLTVANSGLLLCVVPTPSLVRVAASVLVLTAYAVFLPLLVRAVRQAHKHRDTPSTPGLPPAGPPLRQRIGVAAAGLGVVVLTGAAGVAADPAALGIGEPPTAAVTATGHTTEVEVRIDGMRYLPDTIEVPAGDRLVITLRNTGSDRHDLVLANGARTARIAPGETAVLDAGVIGGDLDGWCSVAGHRQMGMTLKVKAVGAAPDAPPDHQDTESITSDAVARSLAASPPAGFTPRDAALGAASPDHRVTLTVTETEKAVAPGITQRLWTFGGSAPGPTLRGKIGDVFEITLVNDGTIGHSIDFHAGALAPDAPMRTIQPGERLVYRFTATRAGVWLYHCATTPMSVHIANGMFGAVIIEPPDLAPVDREYLLVQSEFYLGPPGGEVDAAKVATGDPDLVVFNGYANQYDHAPLTAAVGERVRIWVLAAGPNRGTSFHVVGGVFDTVWAEGDYRLRPGSGGAQTLGLSAAQGGFVELTFNEAGHYPFVTHVMSDAERGAHGMIAVGPAAPAA; from the coding sequence ATGACCCGCAGTCGGTGGCACATTCGCGTCGGGGCGATCGTGTTCGCCTGGCTCACAGCGCTTGTCGTCGTGGCGCTGCTGCACCACTCCATCCCGATCTCGGCCTGGCTGCTCGTTCATCTGTTGGGCCTGGGGGCGGCCGGTAACGCGATCCTGATCTGGAGCCGCCATTTCACCGATGCGCTGCTGCGCCGGCCGCCGGACTCGTCCAGGGCCGGACAGGCGTGGCGCATCGCGGTGTTCAACGCCGGCGCGGTGGCCGTGATCGCCGGGATGGTCGCTGGTGTCCGGCCGGCCGTCGCCGTCGGTGGGGCTGCGGTCGCCGGGGTGGCGGGGGTGCACACGGTCACGTTGGCCGCGCAGCTGCGCAGGGCGCTGCCGTCGCGGTTCGGTGACACCGTCCGCTACTACATCGCCGCCGCGGCGCTGCTGGTGACAGGCGCCGGGCTCGGCGTCACCATGGCCGACACGCACCTGCCGGGTGCCGTCCACGAGCGGATGATCTTCGCCCACGCGGCCGTCAACGTCTTCGGTTTCATCGGGCTCACCGTGCTCGGCACCCTGGTCACGCTGTGGCCGACGATGTTGCGCACCCGGATGGCCGACGGGGTCGAGGCCGCGGCGCGGCGCGGATTACCCGGTCTGCTCGGGGGACTGGGGTTGGCCGCCTCGGCGGCGGCGCTCGGCTCGGCACCGCTCGCCGGCGCCGGGGCGCTCTGCTATCTGCTCGCCGCCGGATACGTGCTGTGGCCGCACCTCGACGAGGTCCGCCGCAAACCCCCGGTGACGTTCGCCGCCGGGTCGGTGTTGTGCGGGGTGGTGTGGCTGCTGGGATCGCTGGGCTATGCGGTGATCGCGTTCGCCACCGCGCCGAGTTGGCCGGCGCTGCTCGACCGGGCCGGCGCGCTGACCGTGCCGGTGCTGGCCGGTTTTTTGGTGCAGGTGCTGCTGGGCTCGCTGTCGTATCTGACCACGGTGGTGGCGGGCGGCCGGGCCGCCGCCATTGCCGCCGGCACGGCACTCGAACGCGGCGCGCCGTGGCGGTTGACGGTGGCCAACTCGGGGCTGCTGCTGTGCGTGGTGCCGACGCCGAGCCTGGTGCGGGTGGCGGCGTCGGTGCTGGTGCTGACGGCGTACGCGGTGTTCCTGCCGCTGCTGGTGCGGGCGGTCCGGCAGGCGCACAAGCACCGCGACACCCCGTCCACACCGGGACTGCCGCCGGCGGGTCCGCCACTGCGGCAACGGATCGGAGTCGCCGCGGCCGGGCTGGGCGTGGTAGTGCTGACCGGCGCGGCCGGGGTCGCCGCCGACCCGGCCGCGCTCGGAATCGGCGAGCCGCCGACGGCAGCGGTGACCGCGACCGGGCACACCACCGAGGTCGAGGTGCGCATCGACGGAATGCGCTACCTGCCCGACACCATCGAGGTGCCGGCCGGCGACCGGCTGGTCATCACGCTGCGCAACACCGGCTCCGACCGTCACGACCTGGTGCTGGCCAACGGCGCCCGCACCGCGCGGATCGCGCCCGGCGAGACCGCGGTGCTCGACGCCGGCGTGATCGGCGGCGACCTGGACGGCTGGTGCTCGGTTGCCGGACACCGCCAGATGGGAATGACCTTGAAGGTCAAGGCGGTCGGCGCCGCCCCCGACGCGCCCCCGGACCACCAGGACACCGAATCGATCACCTCCGACGCGGTCGCCCGCAGCCTCGCCGCGTCACCGCCGGCCGGATTCACCCCGCGCGACGCCGCGTTGGGCGCGGCGTCGCCCGATCACCGCGTCACCCTGACCGTCACCGAAACCGAGAAAGCAGTGGCGCCGGGAATCACCCAGCGGCTCTGGACATTCGGCGGTTCGGCGCCGGGGCCGACACTACGCGGCAAGATCGGCGACGTCTTCGAGATCACGCTCGTCAACGACGGCACCATCGGGCACTCGATCGACTTCCACGCCGGCGCGCTGGCTCCCGATGCGCCGATGCGCACGATCCAACCGGGGGAGCGGTTGGTGTACCGGTTCACCGCGACCAGGGCCGGGGTGTGGCTGTACCACTGTGCGACGACGCCGATGTCGGTGCATATCGCCAACGGCATGTTCGGGGCGGTGATCATCGAGCCACCCGATCTGGCTCCGGTGGACCGCGAATATCTGCTCGTCCAGTCCGAGTTCTATCTCGGCCCACCCGGCGGGGAGGTCGACGCCGCCAAGGTCGCCACCGGCGACCCCGACCTGGTGGTCTTCAACGGCTACGCCAACCAGTACGACCATGCGCCGCTCACGGCCGCGGTGGGCGAGCGGGTGCGGATCTGGGTGCTGGCCGCAGGCCCCAACCGTGGCACGTCGTTCCACGTCGTCGGCGGGGTGTTCGACACCGTGTGGGCCGAGGGCGACTATCGGCTGCGGCCCGGGTCCGGGGGCGCCCAGACTCTCGGGTTGTCCGCGGCCCAAGGCGGATTCGTGGAATTGACGTTCAACGAGGCGGGGCACTATCCGTTCGTGACGCACGTGATGAGCGACGCCGAGCGCGGTGCGCACGGAATGATCGCGGTCGGCCCCGCGGCACCGGCCGCCTGA
- a CDS encoding PPOX class F420-dependent oxidoreductase, with product MAKATARLTEDAIAFLTERHLAMLTTLRSDNTPHVVAVGFTFDPATHIARVITSGGSQKALNAERQGVAVLSQVDGARWLSLEGKATVNTDPEAIRDAELRYAQRYRTPRPNPKRVVIEVRVQRVLGSSGLLIRE from the coding sequence ATGGCTAAGGCAACGGCCCGGCTGACCGAAGACGCGATCGCGTTCCTCACCGAACGCCATCTGGCCATGCTGACCACGCTGCGCTCGGACAACACCCCGCATGTCGTCGCGGTGGGGTTCACCTTCGATCCGGCCACCCATATCGCGCGGGTGATCACCAGCGGCGGGTCACAGAAGGCGCTCAACGCCGAGCGGCAGGGGGTGGCGGTGCTGAGCCAGGTCGACGGGGCCCGCTGGCTGTCGCTGGAGGGCAAGGCCACGGTCAACACCGATCCCGAGGCGATCCGGGACGCCGAGTTGCGCTACGCACAGCGATACCGCACCCCGCGGCCGAACCCCAAGCGGGTGGTGATCGAGGTGCGAGTGCAGCGGGTGCTCGGCTCCTCGGGCCTGCTCATCCGCGAGTAG
- a CDS encoding bifunctional cobalt-precorrin-7 (C(5))-methyltransferase/cobalt-precorrin-6B (C(15))-methyltransferase, which yields MIVVVGIGADGMAGLSAAARDELTRATVIYGSQRQLGLLDASVTAERRLWPSPLLPALQRLDDADGDVHVVASGDPLLHGVGATLIRIHGPDRVRVLPHVSSVALACARLGWTVQDTEVISLVTGEPHTAVRRGGRAVVLSRDRTSPNELARLLTDAGRGDSEFSVLEQLGGPLERCRTTTARAWAAQPPDDVDDLNVIAVRYLPDEQVCTVLPDDAYAHDGQITKLPIRAATLAALAPRPGELLWDVGAGSGSIAIEWCRSGPGCRAVAFERDELRRNRIGVNVRSFGVRVQVFGAAPEAFADAADPDAVFVGGGATQLGLLEACFDRLRPGGRMVVHAVTVESESLVARWYSQHGGELRRYQHYQADALGGFTGWRPARPVTQWTVVKQ from the coding sequence ATGATCGTCGTCGTGGGTATCGGCGCCGACGGCATGGCCGGGTTGTCCGCGGCGGCGCGCGATGAATTGACAAGGGCCACCGTTATTTACGGTTCGCAGCGGCAGTTGGGGCTGCTCGACGCCAGCGTGACGGCGGAACGCCGGTTGTGGCCGTCGCCGCTGCTGCCCGCGCTGCAGCGACTGGACGACGCCGACGGCGACGTGCACGTGGTGGCCAGTGGCGATCCGCTGCTGCACGGGGTGGGCGCGACGTTGATCCGCATCCACGGCCCCGACCGTGTCCGGGTGCTGCCGCACGTCTCCTCGGTGGCGCTGGCGTGCGCCCGGCTCGGCTGGACGGTGCAGGACACCGAGGTGATCAGCCTGGTCACCGGCGAGCCGCACACCGCGGTGCGGCGCGGCGGCCGGGCGGTCGTGCTGTCGCGCGACCGCACCTCGCCGAACGAGTTGGCCCGGCTGCTCACCGACGCCGGCCGCGGTGACTCCGAGTTCAGCGTCCTGGAACAGCTCGGCGGCCCGCTGGAACGGTGCCGCACCACCACCGCGCGGGCCTGGGCCGCCCAGCCGCCCGACGATGTGGACGACCTCAACGTGATCGCGGTGCGCTACCTACCGGACGAGCAGGTGTGCACGGTGCTGCCCGACGACGCCTACGCCCACGACGGTCAGATCACCAAGCTGCCGATCCGGGCGGCCACCCTCGCCGCGCTGGCCCCGCGCCCGGGCGAACTGCTCTGGGATGTGGGGGCCGGTTCCGGCAGCATCGCGATCGAGTGGTGCCGCAGCGGTCCGGGCTGCCGGGCCGTCGCGTTCGAACGTGACGAACTGCGCCGCAACCGGATCGGCGTCAACGTCAGGTCGTTCGGGGTCCGGGTGCAGGTGTTCGGGGCGGCGCCGGAGGCGTTCGCCGACGCCGCCGATCCGGACGCCGTCTTCGTCGGCGGGGGAGCGACCCAGTTGGGCCTGCTCGAGGCCTGCTTCGACCGGCTGCGGCCGGGCGGACGGATGGTCGTGCACGCCGTCACGGTGGAGTCGGAATCCCTTGTGGCTCGGTGGTATTCCCAACACGGCGGGGAACTGCGCCGGTATCAGCACTATCAGGCGGACGCATTGGGCGGTTTCACCGGCTGGCGGCCGGCCCGTCCGGTCACGCAATGGACGGTGGTCAAGCAATGA